In Numida meleagris isolate 19003 breed g44 Domestic line chromosome 3, NumMel1.0, whole genome shotgun sequence, the following are encoded in one genomic region:
- the LOC110397144 gene encoding uncharacterized protein LOC110397144 — translation MATRITKEATTNLGQGKAGCHFACELTGERSLTAWLSLRITSMAAFWGMSFFLSLKNYSIFYRILWNVLIISLVEFIMDLWNRRGGRPRRYRCRGNVENHRVVDLHNASQCSRTHCFPILEREDAREARCQLDRSLEEFHRRLEMSIIEMSEDSLRSNQAVETHSSPETSLSSWSDNSLTPIEEMGAGCSSRASLSSLSNNSLAAVVATEADCTLSAPLPPPREGSCTYVKADEGSCISQLSLITPLHGADLGHAAVAQPDLMLSDALEPQKVQETLAHVEPQRKPEEEVGLPACGEGTLQEISSPQKPQQPSELDVEVVPRVPKPLFLDEAVKRQLERHMVKMQIQRCFGLPEKVLASYKKFSEPVWELQDCQPPPQRHTVLPYRSPFQRWDSRARIRKTAVQPPGPQQESTAPVETCTQGTQTPVHSVPAAFVRVAKEVPCEDLDKLPLKRKYGGTVRSSNPARKKTLPGSRTKEQGPGTKGGDPGSSFYIQEEQTVPQREGAPQQKAGQDDETTTLTTGVNTGVPEPSQCRTAPSGNNSLQIEDSSTKDTPIDLPPPPRPAGNSLQMPSLEEMLRALTDLVRVSTMAEHLQNQLLASWLEESQDNAGHPRLAAEHPIAAPCRAQKAAQKGEGLRQHQISSRRLYPKCSKAPCHSVPCSEGMCTSAPAVAGVPGTVGGEVTVGEKNLAGEGPRREQGQKQTAAAAQQPEGVRVYQYVVAIPAVKQRTNLSQQTPTRTLPSQTEHLPKCASATPRSPAPETSPQPSCCCGCLIPILLCLQKAWAKLLGAGKALYSKIW, via the exons ATGGCAACCCGCATCACAAAGGAGGCAACCACAAATTTGGGGCAGGGCAAGGCTGGGTGCCACTTTGCCTGTGAGCTGACTGGAGAGAGGAGCTTGACTGCTTGGCTCTCTCTGCGCATCACAAGCATGGCTGCTTTCTGGGGAATGAGCTTCTTTCTCAGCCTGAAGAATTACAGTATCTTCTACCGTATCCTCTGGAATGTGCTGATCATATCATTAGTTGAATTCATTATGGATTTGTGGAATCGGAGG GGTGGGAGACCAAGGAGGTACCGCTGCAGAGGCAACGTGGAGAATCACAGAG TTGTGGACCTCCACAATGCTTCACAGTGCTCAAGGACACA ctgcttcccGATCCTGGAGAGGGAAGATGCGCGTGAAGCACGCTGTCAGCTTGACAGGAGCCTTGAGGAATTTCACAGACGCTTGGAAAT GTCAATCATTGAGATGTCAGAGGACTCTCTCAGATCCAACCAGGCAGTGGAAACCCACTCATCACCTGAGACGTCTCTGTCCTCTTGGAGTGACAACTCCCTCACTCCGATTGAGGAAATGGGAGCTGGGTGCTCTTCAAGGGCCTCTCTGTCCTCCTTGAGCAACAACTCCCTTGCTGCTGTTGTGGCAACAGAAGCCGACTGTACTTTGAGTGCccctctgccccctcccaggGAAGGCTCCTGCACTTACGTCAAGGCAGATGAAGgcagctgcatttcacagctgtCACTCATCACTCCTCTGCATGGAGCAGACTTGGGTCATGCTGCCGTGGCCCAGCCTGACCTCATGCTTTCAGATGCTCTTGAGCCCCAAAAAGTCCAGGAGACCTTGGCCCACGTCGAACCACAAAGGAAACCAGAGGAGGAAGTGGGCCTGCCAGCCTGTGGAGAAGGGACTTTGCAGGAAATCTCGTCTCCTCAGAAGCCTCAGCAACCATCAGAGCTCGATGTGGAGGTGGTGCCCAGGGTGCCGAAGCCGCTGTTCCTGGATGAGGCTGTGAAAAGGCAGCTGGAGCGGCACATGGTAAAAATGCAGATACAGCGGTGCTTTGGGCTACCAGAGAAGGTTCTGGCTTCTTACAAGAAGTTCTCAGAGCCTGTCTGGGAGCTACAAGACTGCCAGCCTCCTCCACAGAGGCACACTGTGCTGCCCTACCGCTCGCCCTTCCAGCGCTGGGACAGCCGTGCTCGCATCAGGAAGACGGCAGTGCAGCCCCCTGGCCCGCAGCAAGAGTCCACAGCCCCTGTGGAAACATGCACACAAGGAACACAGACGCCTGTCCACTCTGTGCCAGCAGCTTTTGTGAGAGTGGCAAAAGAGGTGCCTTGTGAAGATTTGGATAAACTCCCTCTGAAAAGGAAGTATGGGGGAACAGTCAGGAGCAGCAACCCAGCCAGAAAGAAGACCCTGCCTGGCAGCCGCACAAAGGAGCAGGGCCCTGGGACAAAAGGGGGTGATCCTGGTTCCTCCTTTTACATTCAGGAAGAGCAGACAGTGCCACAGAGAGAGGGAGCTCCTCAGCAGAAGGCAGGACAGGATGATGAGACCACCACCCTGACCACCGGGGTCAACACGGGGGTACCAGAGCCATCACAATGTAGGACAGCTCCTTCAGGAAATAATTCCCTGCAGATAGAAGACTCTTCCACTAAGGACACTCCCATAGATCTGCCACCACCTCCAAGACCTGCAGGGAACAGCCTTCAGATGCCCAGCCTGGAAGAGATGCTCAGAGCACTCACAGACCTGGTCAGGGTCAGCACAATGGCTGAACACCTGCAGAACCAGCTGCTGGCTTCGTGGCTAGAGGAGTCCCAGGACAATGCGGGGCACCCAAGGTTGGCTGCAGAGCACCCCATTGCTGCACCatgcagagcacagaaagcagcacagaagggcGAGGGACTCAGGCAGCACCAAATCAGCTCCAGGAGGCTCTACCCCAAGTGCAGCAAAGCCCCATGCCACAGTGTGCCTTGCAGTGAAGGCATGTGCActtcagctccagctgtggcCGGAGTACCAGGCACAGTAGGAGGAGAGGTGACAGTGGGAGAGAAGAATCTAGCTGGGGAAGGGCCCAGAAGGGAGCAAGGCCAGAaacagactgctgctgctgcccagcagccagAGGGGGTCCGTGTATACCAATATGTGGTAGCAATCCCTGCAGTCAAGCAGAGGACAAATCTGTCCCAGCAGACACCTACCAGGACCCTGCCATCACAAACAGAGCACCTGCCCAAATGTGCATCAGCCACGCCCAGGAGCCCAGCACCAGAGACATCACCTcagccaagctgctgctgtggttgtCTCATCCCCATCCTCCTTTGCCTGCAGAAAGCATGGGCCAAGCTCCTAGGTGCAGGCAAAGCCCTGTATTCCAAAATCTGGTAG